A stretch of Dyella sp. BiH032 DNA encodes these proteins:
- a CDS encoding glycosyltransferase family 2 protein produces the protein MPKPHAPTVSLLISTYNWKEALELVLRSAAAQSRLPDEVIVMDDGSREDTAELLRRVAKGFPVPLRHVWQPDEGFRKARILNRAIAAARGEYLIQLDGDMIMHRHFVADHLALAAPGRFLQGTRIRTTVAETARLLAGGEPRFGWFVDAYFRDDGDRSTYHFGRRHHTLRVPWLARIKSRSSGHPMGCNVSFWREDLLRVNGYDERMHGYGSEDLEIDIRLRHAGLRRCQIKFAALALHLEHPSVAPPDPSDPSLPNNRLLYASRDDRLVRTAHGLEAHLPDFREPPPDLRDATGRLG, from the coding sequence ATGCCCAAACCCCACGCCCCGACAGTCTCTCTGCTGATTTCCACTTACAACTGGAAAGAGGCACTCGAATTGGTTCTGCGCAGCGCTGCCGCGCAAAGTCGTCTGCCTGACGAAGTGATCGTGATGGACGATGGTTCGCGCGAGGACACGGCTGAACTGTTGCGACGCGTCGCCAAGGGGTTCCCCGTGCCGCTGCGCCATGTATGGCAACCGGACGAGGGGTTCCGCAAGGCGCGCATCCTCAACCGGGCGATCGCGGCAGCGCGCGGCGAATATCTGATCCAGCTCGATGGCGACATGATCATGCACCGGCATTTCGTGGCCGATCACCTGGCGCTCGCCGCCCCGGGGCGGTTCCTGCAGGGAACGCGTATCCGTACCACGGTGGCCGAGACGGCTCGGTTGCTCGCCGGTGGCGAGCCGCGGTTCGGCTGGTTCGTGGATGCCTATTTCCGGGATGACGGCGACCGCAGCACATACCATTTCGGGCGCCGCCACCACACCTTGCGCGTCCCCTGGCTGGCGCGCATCAAGAGCCGGTCCAGCGGCCACCCGATGGGGTGCAACGTAAGCTTCTGGCGCGAGGACCTGCTCCGCGTCAACGGTTACGACGAGCGCATGCACGGATATGGCAGCGAGGATCTCGAGATCGATATCCGCCTTCGCCATGCCGGGCTGCGCCGTTGCCAGATCAAATTCGCGGCGCTGGCACTGCATCTGGAGCATCCGAGCGTCGCGCCGCCCGACCCCAGCGACCCGTCCCTGCCCAACAACCGGCTCTTGTACGCGAGCCGCGACGACAGGCTCGTGCGTACCGCCCACGGCCTGGAAGCCCACTTGCCCGATTTTCGCGAACCCCCGCCCGACCTGCGCGATGCCACGGGACGCTTGGGATGA
- a CDS encoding O-antigen ligase family protein, whose product MKSGRPLVPKAVGAPAAPREDALERWLHWLVFAGLAWLIVGLAIMPSGASFNPGRWYQRILALTLYLPTLVLLVRHPRNWLDFWRRPLMPAAVLLLAWGSLSLLWGHADRPADEVARNLSILLFLLGWQQVLEGDRERTRWLLLGCGLAFAVVAIPAIAWGLMYPPSDGRLVGFGVMANANLAAGAMGAALVWLWPWAPEGRGQLALKWGALSVLALFVLLTEARSALGALFCALVGMIVARGGKRAYGYALAVALLGVVGFVVGLPMLMERGWSLRPEIFAQSMSLFLQHPWLGHGQGTPFQLHAGTETLTHAHNLFTQLAIELGTPGVLLWTGLWLALAWRAWRHRREDLAQVVLGLWIFGTVLVQFDLPYLLDSPRPGWLFTWLPLAASMALGRDAPRKETAGL is encoded by the coding sequence ATGAAGAGCGGACGTCCGTTAGTCCCGAAGGCCGTGGGCGCGCCCGCGGCACCGCGCGAGGATGCGCTTGAACGATGGCTTCACTGGCTGGTGTTCGCTGGCTTGGCGTGGCTGATCGTGGGCCTGGCCATCATGCCGTCCGGTGCCTCCTTCAATCCCGGGCGCTGGTACCAGCGCATCCTGGCGCTCACTCTGTATCTGCCCACGCTGGTGCTGCTGGTCAGGCACCCGCGGAACTGGCTGGATTTCTGGCGCCGGCCATTGATGCCCGCGGCGGTGCTGCTGTTGGCCTGGGGTTCGCTTTCCCTGCTGTGGGGGCATGCCGACCGGCCGGCCGATGAGGTGGCGAGAAACCTGAGCATCCTGCTTTTTCTTCTGGGCTGGCAGCAGGTGCTGGAAGGGGACCGTGAGCGCACGCGCTGGCTGCTGCTGGGGTGCGGGCTTGCCTTTGCGGTGGTGGCGATTCCAGCCATCGCCTGGGGGCTCATGTATCCGCCGAGCGACGGCCGGTTGGTGGGCTTTGGCGTGATGGCCAACGCAAACCTGGCCGCAGGCGCCATGGGCGCGGCGCTGGTCTGGCTATGGCCGTGGGCACCGGAAGGCCGGGGGCAGTTGGCGCTCAAATGGGGGGCGCTCAGCGTGCTCGCCCTGTTCGTGCTGTTGACCGAGGCACGAAGCGCGCTGGGTGCCCTGTTCTGTGCCCTGGTCGGGATGATCGTGGCGCGCGGCGGCAAGCGAGCCTACGGGTACGCGCTGGCGGTCGCCCTGCTTGGCGTGGTCGGCTTCGTGGTCGGCCTGCCCATGCTGATGGAGCGCGGCTGGTCGCTGCGCCCGGAGATATTCGCGCAGTCGATGAGCCTGTTCCTGCAACACCCTTGGCTGGGGCATGGCCAGGGGACTCCGTTCCAGCTTCATGCCGGCACCGAGACCCTCACCCATGCCCATAACCTCTTCACCCAACTGGCGATCGAGCTGGGCACGCCCGGCGTGCTGCTGTGGACGGGCCTGTGGCTGGCACTCGCCTGGCGGGCTTGGCGACACCGCCGGGAGGACCTGGCCCAGGTCGTCCTGGGGCTTTGGATTTTCGGCACCGTGCTGGTCCAGTTCGACTTGCCTTATCTGCTCGATAGCCCTCGTCCCGGCTGGCTGTTCACCTGGTTGCCGCTGGCGGCGAGCATGGCCCTGGGGCGTGACGCTCCGCGGAAGGAGACCGCCGGCTTATGA
- a CDS encoding glycosyltransferase family 2 protein, translating into MSVSLVVLTYNWPEALTRVLDTVAAQRRLPDEVIVADDGSGPQTAAVIAAREGAFPVPLRHVWQEDRGFRAARARNRGFAAAKGDYVVLIDGDMLLHPSFIADHLMLAEQGYFLQGGRLKANGEESARLLAGGSPVFAPWLHGNFHEFDGTRRLYAFRQPLLARWKARARRGGRVMSCNMSFWREDLLRVNGFDERMEGYGAEDRELAARLENAGVRRRQLKWAALAVHLEHRSRAQPDVDDPTLPNNRLFRQTIEQRITRCELGIDRHLAEFAEQRAGTNALQAPTGSSASV; encoded by the coding sequence ATGAGCGTTTCGCTCGTGGTGCTTACCTACAACTGGCCGGAAGCGCTCACGCGGGTACTGGACACCGTCGCCGCCCAGCGCCGGCTGCCGGACGAAGTCATCGTCGCGGATGACGGATCCGGACCGCAGACGGCGGCGGTCATCGCGGCCAGGGAGGGGGCTTTTCCCGTGCCTCTGCGCCACGTCTGGCAGGAAGACCGGGGGTTTCGCGCAGCGCGCGCCCGCAACCGGGGTTTTGCGGCGGCGAAAGGCGATTACGTGGTACTGATCGACGGGGACATGTTGCTGCATCCGTCGTTCATCGCCGACCACCTGATGCTGGCGGAGCAGGGTTACTTTCTCCAGGGCGGTCGCCTCAAGGCCAACGGCGAGGAGAGCGCCCGCCTGCTGGCCGGCGGTTCGCCGGTTTTCGCGCCCTGGTTGCACGGCAACTTCCACGAGTTCGACGGGACGCGCCGCCTCTATGCGTTCCGCCAGCCGCTGCTCGCGCGCTGGAAAGCACGTGCCCGCCGCGGTGGGCGCGTCATGAGCTGCAATATGAGTTTCTGGCGCGAGGATCTGCTGCGCGTCAACGGCTTCGACGAACGCATGGAGGGTTACGGCGCCGAGGACCGCGAGCTGGCCGCGCGGCTGGAAAACGCCGGTGTCCGCCGGCGCCAGCTCAAGTGGGCCGCCTTGGCGGTGCACCTGGAGCACCGGTCGCGGGCACAACCGGACGTGGACGACCCCACCCTACCCAACAACCGGCTGTTCCGTCAGACCATCGAACAGCGCATCACGCGCTGCGAGCTGGGCATCGACCGCCATCTGGCCGAATTCGCGGAACAGCGGGCCGGAACAAACGCGCTGCAGGCACCGACCGGGTCATCCGCTAGTGTCTGA
- a CDS encoding glycosyltransferase family 4 protein: protein MKVLCTNFHTGDGGGHTTYLRWLAAGLRERHEIHIAAPPGSRLNEEARRIEGVTVLDQPFPNGLNKFAARAAARRQLAAYLREHRFDLIHVNGSADHRLVLAALPDPRPRIVLTKHNSKPMTGLGHWWRARQTDAVIAVCEYTRRQLAQTAYRRCLLATVYNGVDLDRYRPCPADEAGAVRAHWAGDRQDVLMLGSNAGTADYKGWMDLAEALQWLEPQERRRLRVLVAGVPPKASVRERIAGMGLAETVVFPGLLSDVRPLVAAFDAGFVLSWDVETISFACREMMAMGKPVLVSDYAGLPENIRPGEDGWVVPVRDRDAIAAQIRQLLAERDRLPAMGRAAHAHAQAEFGLAAFIERTEAVYRQLLG, encoded by the coding sequence GTGAAAGTTCTTTGCACCAATTTCCACACCGGCGACGGCGGCGGACATACCACGTACCTGCGCTGGCTCGCGGCCGGCTTGCGCGAGCGCCACGAGATCCACATAGCCGCGCCGCCGGGAAGCCGCCTTAACGAAGAGGCGAGGCGCATCGAGGGTGTGACGGTGTTGGACCAGCCGTTCCCGAACGGCTTGAACAAGTTCGCGGCCCGCGCCGCGGCGCGGCGTCAGCTGGCGGCCTACCTGCGCGAGCATCGCTTCGACCTGATCCACGTTAACGGATCGGCCGACCACCGGCTCGTCCTGGCTGCCCTGCCCGACCCGCGTCCGCGCATTGTGCTCACCAAGCACAACTCCAAGCCGATGACGGGCCTGGGGCATTGGTGGCGGGCCAGGCAGACCGACGCGGTGATCGCCGTGTGCGAGTACACGCGTCGGCAGCTCGCTCAAACCGCGTATCGGCGTTGTCTGCTTGCCACGGTCTACAACGGCGTCGATCTCGACCGGTACCGTCCTTGCCCAGCCGACGAGGCCGGCGCCGTGCGCGCGCACTGGGCCGGCGATCGGCAGGACGTCCTCATGCTCGGCAGCAATGCCGGCACGGCGGACTACAAGGGTTGGATGGACCTGGCCGAAGCGTTGCAATGGCTCGAACCGCAGGAGCGGCGCCGGTTGCGCGTGCTGGTGGCGGGCGTGCCGCCCAAGGCATCGGTGCGTGAGCGCATCGCCGGCATGGGCCTGGCGGAGACGGTGGTGTTTCCGGGCCTGCTGTCCGACGTGCGGCCGCTGGTGGCGGCGTTCGATGCCGGCTTCGTGCTCTCCTGGGACGTGGAGACCATCTCCTTCGCCTGCCGCGAAATGATGGCGATGGGCAAGCCGGTGCTGGTCAGCGATTACGCGGGCTTGCCGGAGAACATCCGCCCTGGCGAAGACGGTTGGGTGGTACCGGTACGGGATCGCGACGCGATCGCCGCGCAGATCCGGCAGCTACTGGCCGAGCGCGATCGCCTGCCGGCGATGGGCCGTGCCGCCCATGCTCATGCCCAGGCGGAGTTCGGCCTGGCGGCGTTCATCGAGCGCACCGAGGCGGTCTACCGGCAACTGCTGGGCTGA
- a CDS encoding glycosyltransferase family 39 protein: MSVASHATSQERRYFWLLLIFAAVVIGAGIGLRDPWPSDEPRFTLAAKQMVESGDWLFPHRGSELYSDKPPMLMWTEAASFAITGSWRIAFLLPSLLAALGTLLLVYDLGRRLWNRQAGLYAAAALLVSFQFVYQVKRAQIDPLVMFYITAANWSLLLHLLKGPHWRAFWFGCFCAGLGVITKGVGVLALFMLVPYLVAWRGQWDGVSRMGPGAWWRWPLGLVALLAAIALWLVPMLLGAKAHAGDPAYAAYVNDILFHQTAGRYSKSWDHHHSPFYYVPIVLFSWLPLSLTYPGTLPRWWQRLKAKDARILLPLGWVILILIFFAIPKGKRDVYIMPALPMVALITGPFLGELLQKRWLRLAGLLFIGAMGAAMLGVGAYALAAHPKFATEFATARGFEDGGHALWWMFVAIGAVQLLLIAALRLRRAVWAVCGGMAAMWLAWSLWAYPLLNDSSSAAGVMQDVRERVPAGDELGLVAWKEQNLLMLDRPATDFGFTVPWHEQYAAAVKWQAQEPARRWLFALDGVMDKCVDRSKAISLGHANRREWWLFKADAVIPGCVPGEDVDRVPAAALE, encoded by the coding sequence ATGTCCGTTGCCTCGCACGCCACCTCCCAGGAACGCCGCTATTTCTGGCTGCTGCTGATCTTCGCCGCGGTCGTGATCGGCGCCGGCATCGGCCTGCGCGATCCCTGGCCCTCGGACGAGCCGCGCTTCACGCTGGCCGCCAAGCAGATGGTCGAAAGCGGCGACTGGCTGTTCCCGCATCGCGGCAGCGAGCTGTATTCGGACAAGCCGCCGATGCTGATGTGGACGGAAGCGGCCAGCTTTGCGATCACCGGCAGCTGGCGCATCGCCTTCCTGCTGCCGTCGCTGCTCGCCGCGCTGGGCACGCTGCTGCTGGTGTACGACCTGGGCCGGCGCCTGTGGAACCGGCAAGCCGGCTTGTACGCGGCCGCGGCGCTACTGGTGAGCTTTCAGTTCGTCTACCAGGTCAAACGCGCACAGATCGACCCGCTGGTGATGTTCTACATCACTGCCGCCAACTGGAGCCTGCTGCTGCACCTGCTGAAAGGCCCCCACTGGCGCGCGTTCTGGTTCGGCTGCTTCTGTGCCGGCCTCGGCGTCATCACCAAGGGCGTGGGCGTGCTCGCGCTGTTCATGCTGGTGCCTTACCTGGTCGCCTGGCGCGGGCAGTGGGACGGTGTGTCCCGCATGGGTCCCGGTGCGTGGTGGCGTTGGCCGCTGGGCCTGGTGGCGCTGCTCGCGGCGATCGCGCTATGGCTGGTGCCGATGCTGCTGGGCGCGAAGGCGCACGCGGGCGACCCGGCCTACGCCGCGTACGTCAACGACATCCTGTTCCACCAGACGGCGGGCCGCTACAGCAAGTCCTGGGACCATCACCATTCGCCGTTCTACTACGTGCCGATCGTCCTCTTCAGCTGGCTGCCGCTGTCGCTGACTTATCCGGGCACGCTGCCGCGCTGGTGGCAGCGCCTGAAAGCGAAGGACGCGCGCATCCTGCTGCCGCTGGGCTGGGTGATCCTGATCCTGATCTTTTTCGCCATTCCGAAAGGCAAGCGCGACGTCTACATCATGCCGGCGCTGCCGATGGTCGCGCTGATCACCGGCCCGTTCCTTGGCGAACTGCTACAGAAGCGCTGGCTGCGGCTCGCGGGCCTGCTGTTCATCGGCGCGATGGGCGCAGCCATGCTCGGCGTCGGCGCCTACGCGCTCGCCGCGCACCCGAAATTCGCCACGGAATTCGCCACCGCGCGCGGCTTCGAGGACGGTGGCCATGCGCTGTGGTGGATGTTCGTCGCGATCGGCGCCGTACAGCTGCTACTGATCGCCGCCCTGCGTCTGCGCCGTGCCGTGTGGGCCGTCTGCGGCGGCATGGCCGCCATGTGGCTGGCCTGGAGCCTGTGGGCCTATCCGCTGCTCAACGATTCCAGCTCCGCCGCCGGCGTGATGCAGGACGTGCGCGAGCGCGTGCCCGCCGGCGACGAACTGGGTCTGGTGGCATGGAAGGAGCAGAACCTGCTCATGCTCGACCGCCCTGCCACCGATTTCGGCTTCACCGTGCCCTGGCACGAGCAGTACGCCGCAGCGGTGAAGTGGCAGGCGCAGGAGCCGGCTCGGCGCTGGCTGTTCGCGCTGGACGGCGTGATGGACAAGTGCGTCGACCGCAGCAAGGCCATCAGCCTGGGCCATGCCAACCGCCGCGAGTGGTGGCTGTTCAAGGCGGACGCGGTGATTCCGGGCTGCGTTCCCGGCGAGGACGTCGACCGCGTGCCGGCGGCCGCGCTGGAATAA
- the rsmB gene encoding 16S rRNA (cytosine(967)-C(5))-methyltransferase RsmB — MTDTRALAAQALAEVALRGASLRDAAERHAPRLADPRDRALFTALLNDGARWWLRFDPALDRLLDKPLRQKEPAVHALLVLGLVQLEILQLPDYAAVAATVQAARALQRPRLAGLVNALLRRWQRERTELLAALDAKPQTRHAHPAWLAKAIARDWPAQADAVMAADNLEPPLMLRANRRRTTRDAFLAPLRAAGYAAEPHPWLADGIVLPHSTDVTRMPGFAEGLFAVQDGAAQIAADLAEVRDGIRVLDACAAPGGKACHLLERADLALTAVEFDARRATRIRQNVERLGLSAELIVGDAGQPDAWWDGRPFDRILIDAPCSATGVLRRRPDVRLHRRESDVPALAAQQRRILDALWPLLASGGRLVYVTCSLLKSENEAVVQAFLADRPDARAAAFTLPAGQAASVGWQLLPGDGDLDGMYYAVLERA, encoded by the coding sequence ATGACCGATACCCGTGCCCTCGCCGCGCAAGCCCTCGCCGAAGTGGCCCTGCGCGGCGCCTCGCTGCGCGATGCCGCCGAGCGCCATGCGCCGCGGCTGGCCGATCCGCGCGACCGCGCCCTGTTCACGGCCCTGCTCAACGACGGCGCGCGCTGGTGGCTGCGCTTCGACCCCGCGCTCGATCGCCTGCTCGACAAGCCGCTGCGCCAGAAGGAGCCGGCCGTGCACGCGCTGCTCGTCCTGGGTCTGGTGCAGCTGGAAATCCTGCAGCTCCCCGACTATGCAGCCGTCGCCGCCACGGTGCAGGCCGCGCGCGCGCTGCAGCGGCCGCGCCTGGCCGGGCTGGTGAACGCGCTCCTGCGGCGCTGGCAGCGCGAGCGTACCGAGCTGCTCGCGGCCCTGGACGCCAAGCCGCAGACCCGTCACGCCCATCCCGCCTGGCTGGCCAAGGCCATCGCCCGCGATTGGCCGGCACAGGCGGACGCAGTCATGGCCGCCGACAACCTCGAGCCGCCGCTGATGCTGCGCGCCAACCGGCGCCGCACTACCCGCGATGCCTTCCTCGCCCCGCTGCGCGCCGCCGGCTACGCCGCCGAGCCGCATCCGTGGCTCGCCGACGGCATCGTCCTGCCGCACAGCACGGACGTCACCCGCATGCCGGGTTTCGCCGAAGGCCTGTTTGCCGTACAGGACGGTGCCGCCCAGATCGCTGCCGACCTGGCCGAGGTCCGCGACGGCATCCGCGTCCTCGACGCCTGTGCCGCCCCGGGCGGCAAAGCCTGCCACTTGCTCGAGCGTGCGGACCTCGCCCTCACCGCGGTCGAGTTCGACGCCAGACGTGCCACGCGCATCCGCCAGAATGTCGAACGTCTCGGCCTGTCGGCCGAGCTGATCGTCGGCGACGCCGGCCAGCCCGACGCGTGGTGGGATGGCCGTCCGTTCGACCGCATCCTGATCGACGCGCCGTGCTCCGCCACCGGCGTGCTGCGCCGCCGGCCCGACGTACGCCTGCATCGCCGCGAGAGCGACGTCCCGGCGCTGGCTGCCCAGCAGCGGCGCATTCTCGATGCGCTGTGGCCTCTGCTCGCCTCCGGCGGCCGTCTCGTCTATGTGACCTGCTCGCTGCTCAAGTCGGAGAACGAAGCCGTGGTGCAAGCCTTCCTCGCCGACCGCCCCGATGCGCGCGCCGCCGCCTTCACGCTGCCCGCCGGACAGGCGGCATCCGTGGGCTGGCAGCTGCTTCCCGGGGATGGAGACCTCGACGGCATGTACTATGCCGTGCTCGAACGGGCCTGA
- the fmt gene encoding methionyl-tRNA formyltransferase, with translation MRVVFAGTPEFSVPCLEACRASGAEVVAVYTQPDRPAGRGRKLTPSPVKQAALAAGIPVEQPESLKSQEARDTLAAFRPDLMVVVAYGLILPRKVLALPRLGCWNVHASLLPRWRGAAPIQRAILAGDAESGVDLMQMEAGLDTGPVLLERRTPIGRDDTGGTLHDRLSALGAEVLADGLRRVMAGDALIPQAQPDEGVTYAHKLDKAEAKLDFQRDALALERQVRAFDPWPVAEGEIAGESLRIWAAEAIERDHHAAPGSVLSAGRDGIEIACGQGALRVTALQRAGGKRIGAADYLNARPDLRSPR, from the coding sequence CTGCGCGTCGTCTTCGCCGGCACGCCCGAGTTCTCCGTCCCCTGCCTGGAAGCCTGCCGCGCCAGCGGCGCCGAGGTGGTGGCCGTCTATACCCAGCCCGACCGCCCCGCAGGACGCGGCCGCAAGCTCACCCCCAGCCCGGTGAAGCAGGCCGCGCTGGCCGCCGGCATCCCGGTGGAGCAACCCGAGTCGCTGAAGAGCCAGGAAGCGCGCGACACGCTCGCCGCCTTCCGGCCGGATCTGATGGTGGTGGTCGCCTACGGCCTGATCCTGCCGCGCAAGGTGCTGGCCCTGCCGCGCCTGGGCTGCTGGAACGTACATGCCAGCCTGCTGCCGCGCTGGCGCGGCGCTGCGCCGATCCAGCGCGCGATCCTCGCCGGCGATGCCGAAAGCGGCGTGGACCTGATGCAGATGGAAGCCGGCCTGGATACCGGCCCGGTGCTGCTGGAACGCCGCACACCGATCGGTCGCGACGACACCGGCGGCACCCTGCACGACCGCCTTTCCGCACTCGGTGCCGAGGTCCTGGCCGACGGTCTGCGCCGCGTCATGGCCGGCGATGCCCTCATTCCCCAAGCCCAGCCGGACGAGGGCGTCACCTACGCGCACAAGCTGGACAAGGCCGAGGCGAAGCTGGACTTCCAGCGCGACGCCCTCGCCCTCGAACGCCAAGTGCGCGCCTTCGATCCCTGGCCCGTGGCCGAAGGCGAGATCGCCGGCGAGAGCCTGCGCATCTGGGCGGCGGAAGCCATCGAGCGCGACCACCATGCCGCGCCCGGCAGCGTGCTGTCCGCCGGTCGCGACGGCATCGAGATCGCCTGCGGCCAGGGTGCGCTGCGGGTGACCGCGCTGCAGCGGGCGGGCGGCAAGCGCATTGGCGCGGCCGACTACCTCAACGCCCGTCCCGACCTACGCTCTCCCCGATGA
- the def gene encoding peptide deformylase, with protein sequence MSTLTILEFPDPRLRTKAEPVRVFDAELKQFVADMFETMYAANGVGLAATQVNVHQRVLVADMSDERNEPLALINAEILEKDGAQVYQEGCLSFPGIYADVTRALKIKVKAQDVDGNEIVREFEGPLAVCIQHEMDHLAGKVFVDYLSPLKRSMLLKRLEKQRKQAATA encoded by the coding sequence ATGTCGACCCTGACCATTCTCGAGTTCCCCGATCCCCGGCTGCGTACCAAGGCGGAGCCCGTCCGCGTGTTCGACGCCGAGCTGAAACAGTTCGTGGCGGACATGTTCGAAACCATGTACGCCGCCAACGGCGTGGGCCTGGCCGCCACCCAGGTGAACGTGCACCAGCGCGTCCTGGTGGCCGACATGAGCGACGAGCGCAACGAGCCCCTGGCGCTGATCAATGCCGAGATCCTCGAGAAGGACGGCGCCCAGGTATACCAGGAAGGCTGCCTGTCCTTCCCCGGCATCTATGCCGACGTGACCCGCGCGCTGAAGATCAAGGTCAAGGCCCAGGACGTGGACGGCAACGAGATCGTCCGGGAATTCGAAGGCCCGCTGGCCGTGTGCATCCAGCACGAGATGGACCACCTGGCCGGCAAGGTTTTCGTCGATTACCTGTCGCCCCTGAAGCGCTCCATGCTGCTCAAGCGCCTGGAGAAGCAGCGCAAGCAGGCGGCCACCGCTTGA
- a CDS encoding LysM domain-containing protein, with protein MIRKSIGLLAGMLVTVAVYAAGAQLRADHPDSYTVRKGDTLWSISARFLSKPWLWPEIWQANPQVQNPHLIYPGDVLNLSFINGPRLGLQPRVRAEGEPIPAIPLSELRMFLKETRVMDSNEVNDSPYVVGFEEARLRGTIGQNVYVRNLKGDPGQRWAIVRPTHVFRGFNEDDRSEPYGLVGHDLDSDVSMVNGPWKEDFREDHHYGRGKDLGVEVTVIGTAETLRTGDPSTLLLLDSTQEIRKGDRIMPIDDKPYDAYYYPHAPKAVPDNARVIAFTDALDAVGPKQVVALSIGAKDGVENGQTYSMVHPGETIHDDVANNSWNRGVGQRVTLPEEFVGHVMVFRTFDRVSYGLVMDGVKPVSKGDRLTMPE; from the coding sequence ATGATCAGAAAGTCCATCGGGCTGCTGGCCGGCATGCTGGTCACGGTTGCCGTGTACGCCGCTGGCGCCCAATTGCGTGCCGACCATCCCGATTCCTACACCGTGCGCAAAGGCGACACGCTGTGGAGCATCTCGGCGCGTTTCCTCTCCAAGCCCTGGTTGTGGCCGGAAATCTGGCAGGCCAATCCGCAGGTGCAGAACCCGCACCTGATCTATCCGGGCGACGTGCTCAACCTCTCCTTCATCAACGGTCCACGCCTCGGCCTGCAGCCGCGCGTGCGCGCCGAGGGTGAGCCGATCCCGGCGATTCCGCTGTCCGAGCTGCGCATGTTCCTGAAGGAAACGCGCGTGATGGACTCCAACGAAGTCAACGACTCGCCTTACGTGGTCGGCTTCGAGGAAGCGCGTCTGCGCGGCACGATCGGGCAGAACGTCTACGTGCGCAACCTGAAGGGCGACCCGGGCCAGCGTTGGGCGATCGTCCGTCCCACGCACGTGTTCCGCGGCTTCAACGAGGATGACCGCAGCGAGCCTTACGGCCTGGTCGGTCACGATCTCGATAGCGACGTTTCCATGGTCAACGGCCCCTGGAAGGAAGACTTCCGCGAGGACCATCACTACGGCCGCGGCAAGGACCTCGGCGTGGAAGTGACGGTGATCGGTACGGCCGAGACGCTGCGCACGGGCGATCCGTCCACGCTGCTCCTGCTGGATTCCACGCAGGAAATCCGCAAGGGCGATCGCATCATGCCGATCGACGACAAGCCCTACGACGCCTACTACTACCCGCATGCGCCGAAGGCGGTGCCAGACAACGCCCGCGTGATCGCCTTCACCGACGCGCTGGACGCCGTTGGGCCGAAGCAGGTGGTCGCGCTGTCGATCGGTGCGAAGGATGGCGTCGAGAACGGCCAGACCTATTCGATGGTGCATCCGGGCGAGACCATCCACGACGACGTCGCCAACAACAGCTGGAATCGCGGCGTGGGCCAGCGCGTGACGCTGCCGGAGGAATTCGTCGGCCACGTGATGGTGTTCCGCACCTTCGATCGCGTCAGCTACGGCCTGGTGATGGACGGCGTGAAGCCGGTCTCCAAGGGCGATCGCCTGACGATGCCCGAATAA